From a region of the Xyrauchen texanus isolate HMW12.3.18 chromosome 47, RBS_HiC_50CHRs, whole genome shotgun sequence genome:
- the LOC127639110 gene encoding ataxin-7-like protein 1 isoform X4 has protein sequence MHSKNQRRQCSPSSSRTPLVPVKGKKSVGQREVEPLPFRIPRDYPHSRFSKAPLAVYPPKGARAKACVSLPVVSLEKMPCFNRSESAQIKVNSTSPMAGSSRSFSFSSSSPSSTSLDSFMTSPASHKNQEKTVNGRGPGTPRSITPPSLIDRRPSPSRSPLEKRPAPSPSSQERRPAASTSPSLLDRRTIVTPLPPDKKHQIGAKGGGPRRVSGRVFDPNKHCGVLDQETKRPCTRSLTCKTHSLTNRRAVPGRRKHFDILLAEHKGCAKEKEVGQKKEVQAGSQSVHLTQSHETALSLSASCPNGKTTPTLKLRLANSHIHRVSGIGPVVLSSTPVPPLPPETASSWQRCSGDTHLSSDEGETDLSEESEKPSWHYSTHHPRPMSCCAFSSRMMGRGHYLFDRRWDRVRLALHCMVEKHVNSLMWRKVPLAVESMTAASPFPSEVSQLNSPFFPSHRLMAPLDRVSMLPYSSSLLHNGSGVFRDPKPGPKLQLTKPAKPLKASGEGPGPKKRNSESAAYRKNSGNSGNSYHLPLGAAHISNGTAAISVRAKPRPGGQGPREQDRYGGVELSLTQALTGDHGAVSSPSPLPYGSSGGRKRKSFGSSAGSEKPSKTTKATALDAIFRKSSSSLLSSVAETPHGALSRQPNVLH, from the exons ATGCATAGCAAAAACC AGAGGAGGCAGTGCTCGCCCAGCAGCTCCAGAACCCCTTTAGTTCCTGTCAAGGGTAAGAAGTCTGTGGGTCAGCGTGAGGTGGAGCCGCTACCCTTCCGGATCCCTCGTGATTATCCCCACTCCCGCTTCAGCAAGGCACCACTGGCGGTCTACCCGCCCAAGGGAGCACGAGCCAAGGCCTG TGTTTCTTTACCTGTCGTCAGTCTAGAGAAGATGCCGTGCTTCAACAGATCGGAGAGTGCGCAAATAAAAGTCAACTCCACTTCTCCTATGGCAGGTTCTTCTCGTTCATTCTCTTTTTCCTCTTCCTCTCCATCGTCTACTTCTCTCGATTCCTTCATGACATCACCAGCATCACATAAGAACCAGGAGAAAACAGTAAACGGTCGTGGTCCTGGTACTCCTCGCTCCATCACGCCTCCATCGCTGATTGACAGGCGGCCCAGCCCGTCACGGTCACCCTTGGAGAAACGACCTGCCCCCTCTCCCTCCTCACAGGAGAGGAGACCTGCAGCTTCCACGTCTCCATCCTTATTGGACAGGAGGACGATAGTCACGCCCCTTCCCCCAGACAAGAAGCATCAGATTGGAGCCAAAGGCGGGGGACCCAGGAGAGTGTCAG GGAGGGTCTTTGATCCTAACAAACACTGTGGAGTTTTGGACCAAGAAACAAAGAGGCCTTGCACTCGTTCTTTAACCTGTAAG ACTCACTCGCTGACCAATCGCCGAGCCGTTCCAGGACGGAGAAAACATTTTGACATTCTTCTTGCTGAGCACAAGGGGTGTGCGAAGGAGAAGGAGGTTGGGCAAAAGAAGGAAGTTCAAGCCGGCAGCCAATCAGTGCATCTGACACAGTCACATGAGACAGCACTCAGCCTATCCGCAAGCTGTCCAAATGGCAAGACCACACCCACTCTGAAATTGCGGCTGGCCAATTCTCACATACACAG AGTGTCTGGTATCGGTCCTGTGGTTCTCAGCTCGACACCTGTACCTCCTCTTCCTCCTGAAACCGCATCCAGCTGGCAGAGATGCAGCGGAGATACCCATCTGTCCAGCGACGAGGGAGAGACAGATCTCTCCGAGGAGTCAGAGAAGCCGTCGTGGCATTACTCGACTCATCACCCTCGACCCATGAGT TGTTGTGCGTTCAGCAGTCGTATGATGGGGAGGGGTCACTATTTGTTCGACAGACGGTGGGACCGTGTACGGCTGGCGCTTCACTGCATGGTGGAAAAACACGTCAACTCTCTGATGTGGAG GAAAGTCCCCCTGGCGGTGGAGAGCATGACTGCTGCTTCCCCCTTCCCATCTGAGGTGTCTCAGCTCAACTCACCCTTTTTCCCCAGCCACAGGCTCATGGCTCCTCTTGACAGGGTGTCCATGCTCCCCTACTCCTCATCTTTACTGCACAACGGCTCTGGGGTCTTCAGGGACCCCAAGCCAGGGCCTAAACTGCAGCTGACGAAACCGGCCAAGCCACTCAAAGCCTCAGGGGAAGGACCGGGACCCAAAAAACGGAATTCTGAGTCTGCGGCTTACCGGAAGAACAGCGGGAACAGTGGGAACAGCTACCATCTGCCACTGGGTGCAGCGCACATCAGTAACGGAACCGCAGCCATTAGCGTGCGGGCGAAGCCGCGGCCTGGCGGACAAGGCCCGAGGGAGCAGGACAGGTACGGAGGTGTGGAGCTGTCTCTCACTCAGGCGCTCACCGGGGATCACGGGGCCGTCTCGTCACCGAGTCCTCTGCCATACGGCTCATCTGGTGGGAGGAAACGCAAGAGTTTTGGATCAAGTGCGGGCAGCGAGAAACCCAGTAAAACCACCAAAGCAACAGCACTGGACGCAATATTCAGGAAAAGCAGCAGCAGTCTGTTGTCGTCGGTCGCGGAAACACCCCACGGCGCCCTCTCTAGACAG cCCAACGTACTTCACTGA
- the LOC127639110 gene encoding ataxin-7-like protein 1 isoform X2: MHSKNQRRQCSPSSSRTPLVPVKGKKSVGQREVEPLPFRIPRDYPHSRFSKAPLAVYPPKGARAKACLEKMPCFNRSESAQIKVNSTSPMAGSSRSFSFSSSSPSSTSLDSFMTSPASHKNQEKTVNGRGPGTPRSITPPSLIDRRPSPSRSPLEKRPAPSPSSQERRPAASTSPSLLDRRTIVTPLPPDKKHQIGAKGGGPRRVSGRVFDPNKHCGVLDQETKRPCTRSLTCKTHSLTNRRAVPGRRKHFDILLAEHKGCAKEKEVGQKKEVQAGSQSVHLTQSHETALSLSASCPNGKTTPTLKLRLANSHIHRVSGIGPVVLSSTPVPPLPPETASSWQRCSGDTHLSSDEGETDLSEESEKPSWHYSTHHPRPMSCCAFSSRMMGRGHYLFDRRWDRVRLALHCMVEKHVNSLMWRKVPLAVESMTAASPFPSEVSQLNSPFFPSHRLMAPLDRVSMLPYSSSLLHNGSGVFRDPKPGPKLQLTKPAKPLKASGEGPGPKKRNSESAAYRKNSGNSGNSYHLPLGAAHISNGTAAISVRAKPRPGGQGPREQDRYGGVELSLTQALTGDHGAVSSPSPLPYGSSGGRKRKSFGSSAGSEKPSKTTKATALDAIFRKSSSSLLSSVAETPHGALSRQRNTFEVVWRWRNSCPKRSRPQPMTSVVRQMTSQVRPLCPGLITQARRL, from the exons ATGCATAGCAAAAACC AGAGGAGGCAGTGCTCGCCCAGCAGCTCCAGAACCCCTTTAGTTCCTGTCAAGGGTAAGAAGTCTGTGGGTCAGCGTGAGGTGGAGCCGCTACCCTTCCGGATCCCTCGTGATTATCCCCACTCCCGCTTCAGCAAGGCACCACTGGCGGTCTACCCGCCCAAGGGAGCACGAGCCAAGGCCTG TCTAGAGAAGATGCCGTGCTTCAACAGATCGGAGAGTGCGCAAATAAAAGTCAACTCCACTTCTCCTATGGCAGGTTCTTCTCGTTCATTCTCTTTTTCCTCTTCCTCTCCATCGTCTACTTCTCTCGATTCCTTCATGACATCACCAGCATCACATAAGAACCAGGAGAAAACAGTAAACGGTCGTGGTCCTGGTACTCCTCGCTCCATCACGCCTCCATCGCTGATTGACAGGCGGCCCAGCCCGTCACGGTCACCCTTGGAGAAACGACCTGCCCCCTCTCCCTCCTCACAGGAGAGGAGACCTGCAGCTTCCACGTCTCCATCCTTATTGGACAGGAGGACGATAGTCACGCCCCTTCCCCCAGACAAGAAGCATCAGATTGGAGCCAAAGGCGGGGGACCCAGGAGAGTGTCAG GGAGGGTCTTTGATCCTAACAAACACTGTGGAGTTTTGGACCAAGAAACAAAGAGGCCTTGCACTCGTTCTTTAACCTGTAAG ACTCACTCGCTGACCAATCGCCGAGCCGTTCCAGGACGGAGAAAACATTTTGACATTCTTCTTGCTGAGCACAAGGGGTGTGCGAAGGAGAAGGAGGTTGGGCAAAAGAAGGAAGTTCAAGCCGGCAGCCAATCAGTGCATCTGACACAGTCACATGAGACAGCACTCAGCCTATCCGCAAGCTGTCCAAATGGCAAGACCACACCCACTCTGAAATTGCGGCTGGCCAATTCTCACATACACAG AGTGTCTGGTATCGGTCCTGTGGTTCTCAGCTCGACACCTGTACCTCCTCTTCCTCCTGAAACCGCATCCAGCTGGCAGAGATGCAGCGGAGATACCCATCTGTCCAGCGACGAGGGAGAGACAGATCTCTCCGAGGAGTCAGAGAAGCCGTCGTGGCATTACTCGACTCATCACCCTCGACCCATGAGT TGTTGTGCGTTCAGCAGTCGTATGATGGGGAGGGGTCACTATTTGTTCGACAGACGGTGGGACCGTGTACGGCTGGCGCTTCACTGCATGGTGGAAAAACACGTCAACTCTCTGATGTGGAG GAAAGTCCCCCTGGCGGTGGAGAGCATGACTGCTGCTTCCCCCTTCCCATCTGAGGTGTCTCAGCTCAACTCACCCTTTTTCCCCAGCCACAGGCTCATGGCTCCTCTTGACAGGGTGTCCATGCTCCCCTACTCCTCATCTTTACTGCACAACGGCTCTGGGGTCTTCAGGGACCCCAAGCCAGGGCCTAAACTGCAGCTGACGAAACCGGCCAAGCCACTCAAAGCCTCAGGGGAAGGACCGGGACCCAAAAAACGGAATTCTGAGTCTGCGGCTTACCGGAAGAACAGCGGGAACAGTGGGAACAGCTACCATCTGCCACTGGGTGCAGCGCACATCAGTAACGGAACCGCAGCCATTAGCGTGCGGGCGAAGCCGCGGCCTGGCGGACAAGGCCCGAGGGAGCAGGACAGGTACGGAGGTGTGGAGCTGTCTCTCACTCAGGCGCTCACCGGGGATCACGGGGCCGTCTCGTCACCGAGTCCTCTGCCATACGGCTCATCTGGTGGGAGGAAACGCAAGAGTTTTGGATCAAGTGCGGGCAGCGAGAAACCCAGTAAAACCACCAAAGCAACAGCACTGGACGCAATATTCAGGAAAAGCAGCAGCAGTCTGTTGTCGTCGGTCGCGGAAACACCCCACGGCGCCCTCTCTAGACAG
- the LOC127639110 gene encoding ataxin-7-like protein 1 isoform X1, whose product MHSKNQRRQCSPSSSRTPLVPVKGKKSVGQREVEPLPFRIPRDYPHSRFSKAPLAVYPPKGARAKACVSLPVVSLEKMPCFNRSESAQIKVNSTSPMAGSSRSFSFSSSSPSSTSLDSFMTSPASHKNQEKTVNGRGPGTPRSITPPSLIDRRPSPSRSPLEKRPAPSPSSQERRPAASTSPSLLDRRTIVTPLPPDKKHQIGAKGGGPRRVSGRVFDPNKHCGVLDQETKRPCTRSLTCKTHSLTNRRAVPGRRKHFDILLAEHKGCAKEKEVGQKKEVQAGSQSVHLTQSHETALSLSASCPNGKTTPTLKLRLANSHIHRVSGIGPVVLSSTPVPPLPPETASSWQRCSGDTHLSSDEGETDLSEESEKPSWHYSTHHPRPMSCCAFSSRMMGRGHYLFDRRWDRVRLALHCMVEKHVNSLMWRKVPLAVESMTAASPFPSEVSQLNSPFFPSHRLMAPLDRVSMLPYSSSLLHNGSGVFRDPKPGPKLQLTKPAKPLKASGEGPGPKKRNSESAAYRKNSGNSGNSYHLPLGAAHISNGTAAISVRAKPRPGGQGPREQDRYGGVELSLTQALTGDHGAVSSPSPLPYGSSGGRKRKSFGSSAGSEKPSKTTKATALDAIFRKSSSSLLSSVAETPHGALSRQRNTFEVVWRWRNSCPKRSRPQPMTSVVRQMTSQVRPLCPGLITQARRL is encoded by the exons ATGCATAGCAAAAACC AGAGGAGGCAGTGCTCGCCCAGCAGCTCCAGAACCCCTTTAGTTCCTGTCAAGGGTAAGAAGTCTGTGGGTCAGCGTGAGGTGGAGCCGCTACCCTTCCGGATCCCTCGTGATTATCCCCACTCCCGCTTCAGCAAGGCACCACTGGCGGTCTACCCGCCCAAGGGAGCACGAGCCAAGGCCTG TGTTTCTTTACCTGTCGTCAGTCTAGAGAAGATGCCGTGCTTCAACAGATCGGAGAGTGCGCAAATAAAAGTCAACTCCACTTCTCCTATGGCAGGTTCTTCTCGTTCATTCTCTTTTTCCTCTTCCTCTCCATCGTCTACTTCTCTCGATTCCTTCATGACATCACCAGCATCACATAAGAACCAGGAGAAAACAGTAAACGGTCGTGGTCCTGGTACTCCTCGCTCCATCACGCCTCCATCGCTGATTGACAGGCGGCCCAGCCCGTCACGGTCACCCTTGGAGAAACGACCTGCCCCCTCTCCCTCCTCACAGGAGAGGAGACCTGCAGCTTCCACGTCTCCATCCTTATTGGACAGGAGGACGATAGTCACGCCCCTTCCCCCAGACAAGAAGCATCAGATTGGAGCCAAAGGCGGGGGACCCAGGAGAGTGTCAG GGAGGGTCTTTGATCCTAACAAACACTGTGGAGTTTTGGACCAAGAAACAAAGAGGCCTTGCACTCGTTCTTTAACCTGTAAG ACTCACTCGCTGACCAATCGCCGAGCCGTTCCAGGACGGAGAAAACATTTTGACATTCTTCTTGCTGAGCACAAGGGGTGTGCGAAGGAGAAGGAGGTTGGGCAAAAGAAGGAAGTTCAAGCCGGCAGCCAATCAGTGCATCTGACACAGTCACATGAGACAGCACTCAGCCTATCCGCAAGCTGTCCAAATGGCAAGACCACACCCACTCTGAAATTGCGGCTGGCCAATTCTCACATACACAG AGTGTCTGGTATCGGTCCTGTGGTTCTCAGCTCGACACCTGTACCTCCTCTTCCTCCTGAAACCGCATCCAGCTGGCAGAGATGCAGCGGAGATACCCATCTGTCCAGCGACGAGGGAGAGACAGATCTCTCCGAGGAGTCAGAGAAGCCGTCGTGGCATTACTCGACTCATCACCCTCGACCCATGAGT TGTTGTGCGTTCAGCAGTCGTATGATGGGGAGGGGTCACTATTTGTTCGACAGACGGTGGGACCGTGTACGGCTGGCGCTTCACTGCATGGTGGAAAAACACGTCAACTCTCTGATGTGGAG GAAAGTCCCCCTGGCGGTGGAGAGCATGACTGCTGCTTCCCCCTTCCCATCTGAGGTGTCTCAGCTCAACTCACCCTTTTTCCCCAGCCACAGGCTCATGGCTCCTCTTGACAGGGTGTCCATGCTCCCCTACTCCTCATCTTTACTGCACAACGGCTCTGGGGTCTTCAGGGACCCCAAGCCAGGGCCTAAACTGCAGCTGACGAAACCGGCCAAGCCACTCAAAGCCTCAGGGGAAGGACCGGGACCCAAAAAACGGAATTCTGAGTCTGCGGCTTACCGGAAGAACAGCGGGAACAGTGGGAACAGCTACCATCTGCCACTGGGTGCAGCGCACATCAGTAACGGAACCGCAGCCATTAGCGTGCGGGCGAAGCCGCGGCCTGGCGGACAAGGCCCGAGGGAGCAGGACAGGTACGGAGGTGTGGAGCTGTCTCTCACTCAGGCGCTCACCGGGGATCACGGGGCCGTCTCGTCACCGAGTCCTCTGCCATACGGCTCATCTGGTGGGAGGAAACGCAAGAGTTTTGGATCAAGTGCGGGCAGCGAGAAACCCAGTAAAACCACCAAAGCAACAGCACTGGACGCAATATTCAGGAAAAGCAGCAGCAGTCTGTTGTCGTCGGTCGCGGAAACACCCCACGGCGCCCTCTCTAGACAG
- the LOC127639110 gene encoding ataxin-7-like protein 1 isoform X3, whose product MHSKNQRRQCSPSSSRTPLVPVKGKKSVGQREVEPLPFRIPRDYPHSRFSKAPLAVYPPKGARAKACVSLPVVSLEKMPCFNRSESAQIKVNSTSPMAGSSRSFSFSSSSPSSTSLDSFMTSPASHKNQEKTVNGRGPGTPRSITPPSLIDRRPSPSRSPLEKRPAPSPSSQERRPAASTSPSLLDRRTIVTPLPPDKKHQIGAKGGGPRRVSGRVFDPNKHCGVLDQETKRPCTRSLTCKTHSLTNRRAVPGRRKHFDILLAEHKGCAKEKEVGQKKEVQAGSQSVHLTQSHETALSLSASCPNGKTTPTLKLRLANSHIHRVSGIGPVVLSSTPVPPLPPETASSWQRCSGDTHLSSDEGETDLSEESEKPSWHYSTHHPRPMSCCAFSSRMMGRGHYLFDRRWDRVRLALHCMVEKHVNSLMWRKVPLAVESMTAASPFPSEVSQLNSPFFPSHRLMAPLDRVSMLPYSSSLLHNGSGVFRDPKPGPKLQLTKPAKPLKASGEGPGPKKRNSESAAYRKNSGNSGNSYHLPLGAAHISNGTAAISVRAKPRPGGQGPREQDRYGGVELSLTQALTGDHGAVSSPSPLPYGSSGGRKRKSFGSSAGSEKPSKTTKATALDAIFRKSSSSLLSSVAETPHGALSRQLMSPSAKTSHSVISKTKRLFAVTD is encoded by the exons ATGCATAGCAAAAACC AGAGGAGGCAGTGCTCGCCCAGCAGCTCCAGAACCCCTTTAGTTCCTGTCAAGGGTAAGAAGTCTGTGGGTCAGCGTGAGGTGGAGCCGCTACCCTTCCGGATCCCTCGTGATTATCCCCACTCCCGCTTCAGCAAGGCACCACTGGCGGTCTACCCGCCCAAGGGAGCACGAGCCAAGGCCTG TGTTTCTTTACCTGTCGTCAGTCTAGAGAAGATGCCGTGCTTCAACAGATCGGAGAGTGCGCAAATAAAAGTCAACTCCACTTCTCCTATGGCAGGTTCTTCTCGTTCATTCTCTTTTTCCTCTTCCTCTCCATCGTCTACTTCTCTCGATTCCTTCATGACATCACCAGCATCACATAAGAACCAGGAGAAAACAGTAAACGGTCGTGGTCCTGGTACTCCTCGCTCCATCACGCCTCCATCGCTGATTGACAGGCGGCCCAGCCCGTCACGGTCACCCTTGGAGAAACGACCTGCCCCCTCTCCCTCCTCACAGGAGAGGAGACCTGCAGCTTCCACGTCTCCATCCTTATTGGACAGGAGGACGATAGTCACGCCCCTTCCCCCAGACAAGAAGCATCAGATTGGAGCCAAAGGCGGGGGACCCAGGAGAGTGTCAG GGAGGGTCTTTGATCCTAACAAACACTGTGGAGTTTTGGACCAAGAAACAAAGAGGCCTTGCACTCGTTCTTTAACCTGTAAG ACTCACTCGCTGACCAATCGCCGAGCCGTTCCAGGACGGAGAAAACATTTTGACATTCTTCTTGCTGAGCACAAGGGGTGTGCGAAGGAGAAGGAGGTTGGGCAAAAGAAGGAAGTTCAAGCCGGCAGCCAATCAGTGCATCTGACACAGTCACATGAGACAGCACTCAGCCTATCCGCAAGCTGTCCAAATGGCAAGACCACACCCACTCTGAAATTGCGGCTGGCCAATTCTCACATACACAG AGTGTCTGGTATCGGTCCTGTGGTTCTCAGCTCGACACCTGTACCTCCTCTTCCTCCTGAAACCGCATCCAGCTGGCAGAGATGCAGCGGAGATACCCATCTGTCCAGCGACGAGGGAGAGACAGATCTCTCCGAGGAGTCAGAGAAGCCGTCGTGGCATTACTCGACTCATCACCCTCGACCCATGAGT TGTTGTGCGTTCAGCAGTCGTATGATGGGGAGGGGTCACTATTTGTTCGACAGACGGTGGGACCGTGTACGGCTGGCGCTTCACTGCATGGTGGAAAAACACGTCAACTCTCTGATGTGGAG GAAAGTCCCCCTGGCGGTGGAGAGCATGACTGCTGCTTCCCCCTTCCCATCTGAGGTGTCTCAGCTCAACTCACCCTTTTTCCCCAGCCACAGGCTCATGGCTCCTCTTGACAGGGTGTCCATGCTCCCCTACTCCTCATCTTTACTGCACAACGGCTCTGGGGTCTTCAGGGACCCCAAGCCAGGGCCTAAACTGCAGCTGACGAAACCGGCCAAGCCACTCAAAGCCTCAGGGGAAGGACCGGGACCCAAAAAACGGAATTCTGAGTCTGCGGCTTACCGGAAGAACAGCGGGAACAGTGGGAACAGCTACCATCTGCCACTGGGTGCAGCGCACATCAGTAACGGAACCGCAGCCATTAGCGTGCGGGCGAAGCCGCGGCCTGGCGGACAAGGCCCGAGGGAGCAGGACAGGTACGGAGGTGTGGAGCTGTCTCTCACTCAGGCGCTCACCGGGGATCACGGGGCCGTCTCGTCACCGAGTCCTCTGCCATACGGCTCATCTGGTGGGAGGAAACGCAAGAGTTTTGGATCAAGTGCGGGCAGCGAGAAACCCAGTAAAACCACCAAAGCAACAGCACTGGACGCAATATTCAGGAAAAGCAGCAGCAGTCTGTTGTCGTCGGTCGCGGAAACACCCCACGGCGCCCTCTCTAGACAG CTGATGTCACCTAGTGCAAAGACATCACACTCCGTGATCTCAAAAACCAAGCGTTTGTTTGCTGTGACCGACTGA